The DNA region CCAAATactatcatctcacattcctaggaatctcccaatgaaaccaaacataaaaatagCTACATTCCCAGGAATATTaggaatctagatgccaggagtaatgtggattcccctgtaccaaacgccacattagaGCTTAAACCATAGTAAATGATACATAGCTAGCTtaatataaaatcctattaaatgtattgtattgggttttattttcttatatgtATAATGGCTTCAGATAATGGGAGGAGAAAAGACCCGGGatgaaatataattatatagcTAATGCTGAAGACAAAAATGCAGTGACTTGCCTCTTTTGTAATAAAGTCACAAAGGGAGGGATACATAGAGCAAAGTAGCATCAAGTAGGGAATTTTAAAAACAGTACAAAGTGTTTAAAATGTCCTGATCAAGTTAGAGAAAAGCTTGCGCAGTATATGGTAGAGAAGAAGAGTGAGAAGGAGAACTATGACAAGATGCCTGATTTTGATAATATAGATAATATGATTGAAATTGAGGATGTAGATGATGATGAGGTAGAGGAAGTAGAAGTTatccaaaaagggaaaaaatcatGCTCTTGTAAGAGAGGGTTGGCAGTAGCACCTAAgtgaaaattgtgaaattaatgCCAAAgtctaaaaaattgaaaggtCCCATGGATTCTTTTTGTAACATTACAGCCAGAAAAAGTGGTTGCGCTTAGGAAACATGAGATCAATTCAGCAAGACCATTGGTGTGGTGAGACTTCCCTTGCAGTCAGCTATTCGGAATTGTATAGATTTTGCCGAGACAAGGAGGCTAGTGTGGCTGAGCTTATGAAGCTTGATAATGTAGTCATTTTTTgggatgtaagtttctttaggggTATGCATGATCGGGAATCAGAGGCACTGGCTGGTTTCATGGATACCATTTATGGTACTTCAGTGAAAGGGTTCGGCGAGGATAAGATGTGCTAGAAACTTGATAGAGAGAAGGGTTTATTGGTTAAGGATTATTATAGTCTCTTAGTGGGCTCTAATGACTGTTGTTTTCCTTGGAAAAGtatttggaaacaaaaaattccttttcgagttgctttctttgtttggactgctGCTTTGGGGAAGTGCTTAACGATTGACAATTTACGAAAAAGGAaggtttggatattggattgaTGCTACATGTGAAAGTGCAATGGTGAATCGGTTGATCATCTTTTTCTCCATTGTCCAGTTGCAATGGATATGTGGGCAATGGTGTTTGGATTGTTTGGAGTTAGCTGGGTGATGCCGCAATCTGTAGTGGGGCTATTAGCATGTTGGCAAGACAGATTTGGTTGTCATCGAAATGGGTATATATGGATGATTGTTCCACATTGCTTATTATGGtgtctttggagagagagaaatagcagGTGCTTTGAAGATTAGGAGAGATCAATCTCAGActtgaagctatttttctttaaaacccTTATAGATTGGTTGATTGCTTTGTGGAAccaatcatttttatcttttcttgatttcttagattcttgtaatttttgttcttgatcGTTTaacccttgtacactccctgtgtactagggtgtttccttttttgatatcaataaacatcttacttatccaaaaaaaagaaagtaatgaATGGTTGTTGGGGGAAATGGGTGTTGAACCATCTATGAATGTTGAATATGAGTTGGTTTTTGATGATGATAGTTTGACATGGGGTGTAGTTCCAAGGAAGAACACTAGATTCCAAACAAAATCAAGGGGCAAGCTCAAAGGCCGCAATATCACAACCAAATATTGAAGAGGAAGATGTTGATTCCGATGAGACCGAGGAAGAGAATGTTGATGGTTATAAATCTGGTTCCAAGTGGCTATGAAAGTGATGGAAACTTGAGTGAAGTGTCTGATGATGACCTTTAGATTAAAACTAACAACCACATTCAGGCTATTAAATTGGCTAAGGCAGAATGTTCAATCTAATAGGCAGAATGTTCAATCTTCAAATGCTTTTGTTTTGTCATAGATAGTCATGAAGTTCAATCTTCAATGTTTTGTTaggatttttcttctttctaatatGAAGCtatgaacaatattttggtttaaTATTCAGACTTAGTTGATATTTGGATAAAGACTAATTTTTAAATGGTGATTTATGGTTAATATATAGACTTAGttgatatttgataattatCTAGACTTAGTTGACCGTTGATATTCGGATGGAGACTAATTTTTTAGTTGGGATTCAAACCCACAAACTGGTTTTATAGACCAGCTCCTATACATTAGGAATGGAGTCAGatttgtttatataataatCTAATACATCAGATTTGTTTATATAATATTCTAATACATCAAATACATTAGATTGGAACCCTATATGTAAAGTAACAATATTTAGAATTTGGCGCCTCGCTTCACTCGGGCTAGCACCTTTTGGCGCCTTGTCGCCTCGGCCGATACAAGGCCTTGGCGCTTTAAGGGCGCTTTTCGCCTTTGACTACCTTGCCCGAGACTCGCTCTCGCCCAACTGATTCTCCATCGGCTTTAGAACTTGAGACCCCAACACATACAACGGTTGGGCTAAAGGCTGGTCTAAAGGCTGGGTTACTTGTTGGGCTAAGGGTTGGACTAAAGGCCCTTCGCCTTGAGGGTCTTCTGGAGCCGACGTATGGGCCTTGTCCAGCCCAACAAAGTCAAATCTACTAAAAATAGGAGTGGGCTCTCGGGCTTCTACATTTAAAGGCCCATACTTAGTGACTTCATTGGGCTTTAGCCTAAAGCACTTTCTCTTCCCATCTTCAGATTTAAAAATTCTCAAGGCCATATTCTCAGCAgccaacttaaaaataaatgcaaGTGTGGGTCTGCCATTAAAACAATTTTTGGTAGAATCACCAAAATCACGTTATTACCtaatttatctccaaaaatttcaaaattcctaAACTTCTGCTGGCTCCCATAATTATACCCAGCTTGCCTATTCCGACCACCATTGGCTGGCGGAAGAACACCGATCTCACCTCCATTACCTGGCCTTGATTTGTCACCGGAAAAGAAGAGGCCTAACACTTTGTGAAACAAAGACCATCCAGAACGGTTAGTGCTTGCTGGTATCATAACACACCCTCGGCGAGCCCCACCATAATATTCAGCTATGGCCACAAAAATGCCAACCTTATTCGATCTCCCATAAGATTCCAACGACTTATTATTTTCCCGGAAACGTTTGTAAAGAAAAACTTTCCCCGGAGCCCAGTCACAAATATAAGCAAAACAAGAAAGGATCCACTCAAATCCTTTACGTCCTAGCCAAATAGTGTGCTTGACATGCCGACTGCTCTCATGTATAGCATACGAATTAGGTCGCCCACCattgaaggaaaaagagaaaaactttGCATCAAAACGGAAAGAAATCTTTCTGCCCCCATGATTCGATAAAGTTGAAGGGTATTAAGGTGGGAAACTGGTTTGGTATCAGTTTTAGATAGTGAGATATCGGGTAACAGTGGCCATTACATCCTTTCCACAACACTCCAACATTTGTGGAAAAAATCCATGGTGAATCCATCAAGACTAGGGGCTTTATCTCCCTCCATTTCCTACAGTACCTAAATGACTTCCTCCTTAGAGAGGGTGACATCTCTTTCTCCTCAAGACAAGAAAAATCCAACCCGTCCATAGAAGCGTCTCGTATCAGTCTCTTGATACAAATTCTGATTGAAATAAGCCACCCAAGATCGCACATCCAACTCATCCTCATATACAACACCATCCACCTCAAAATGTTTAATCTGATTAGCTCTTCTATAGGAGTTTgctaatatatgaaaaaaaacgAGTATTGTTGTCCCCTTCCTTTACAAACAAGACACGTGATTTTTGCCTCCAGAATATCTCTTCCAAAGAAGCTAAATGTTCAATATCCCCTCTAATCTGTATACGATGAGTCTATTCCTCATTCGAGAGACCTAGCACCTCTTCAATAGCATCTAACCCCAATAATTCAGACAGCAAACTATTTTTCCTAAAGGCCAAATCTCCAAGTTCCTCCCTATTCCACCTCTTAAGGTCAACTTTCAGAGCCTTTAGTTTTTGAGCCAAAATAAAACTTGGAGAGCCCACAAAACAGTACCCGTTCCACCATTGCTGAACTCTCAACAAAACCCTCAACTTTCAACCacattttctcaaatttaaaaGCGCAATGACCCCTACACAAACCACCAGCTTCCAACAAGAGTGGGCAATGATCAGAAATAACACAGGGGAGCACTCTTTGAGAAACATTCCTAAAATGTTCCTCCCAGTCCAATGAAACCAGAGCcctgtcaattcttgacataGAAGGTGTCGCAGATTCCTTAAACCAGGTAAACGAAGCTCCCTTAACAGGAGGTCAACAAGGTAAATGTTTTCAATGAAATCTGAAAAAGCAAACATAGCTAGGCTGAAAGACTCATAGCCAAGTCTCTCACTCAGATATCTAATAATGCTAAAGTCACCCATCAAACCCCATGCCATGGTCCACCTAGCACGTGCACAAGCAAGTTCCTCCCACAAAGCAGCCCACTGCCTATCCTCATTTGGGCCATAAACTCTTGTACATGTCCAAACAAAACCATCCACAACCCCTCTCAATAAGACGTTAACAAAGAATTGTCCTACCACaaagtcaatttttttcaaaaaccctcTTATCCCAAACCAGCAGAACCCCTCCTGATGTCTGAACCACATCCAATACAACCCAATCTATGAAAGGACTACCCCAAAGACTATGAACAATAGCAACATCTATAGTAGACAACTTAGTTTCCTAGAAACAAACAATATTGCATTTCCATTCCTTGAGAAGATTCTTGCAAACTTCTAGCTTACGGGGGTTGTTAAGTCCCCTAACATTCCAAGATAAAAGacataaaaattcatttataaACACTTACCACCCCCAAACCATTCAAAGAATCTCTGTTACTCCTTCTAGAGAATAAACCATCATAGTTTACAATAGAGCCAGCCCCTTAAGCTCTCTGAGAACTTTCTTCCCTGAATTAGCAGGACCTTTAGGCACCCCATCATTACTCACAACACAACATTCCTGTTCAAGAAGTACTTAAACTCATCTCCCACCCTTCCCTATAGAAAGTTAGTCTGTGTCTTTTCAATATGGCATGATGCTCATCGGGATTGGAAACAAGGATAAGTAGTACATGGGTAGGTTAGACAGAGTGCTCTTTATCAATGTAAGGAGACCCCCTTTAGAGAGGGAAATCCTCTTCCATCCAAAAAAGCGCCTCTCGATTTTCTCAAGAACACCATTCCAAACAGCTTTCACTTTAAAAATGGAAGCCTAAAGGAAGACCCAGGCATGTCATAGGTAGTTGGGTCACCTTACACCTCAAAATAACAACCAAGGCCTCAACCCCTGGCACGTCACCAACTAGGACCAATTTAGATTTTCCCAAATTAACCTTCAAACCATAAATAAACTGAAAccataatctaaaattttaattataaagaaCATAAAGCTCAAAAAGTTACTTGTTATTTTACTGTTTAagctttatgttttttataattaaaatttccattcaaagaaaaaatacataCAAAGGACAATTGCAATACATTCTAACATCAAattataaactaaaaatttacAAAGCTATGAAATCAGAACACGAAACACAAAGCAAATTTCAAGGTCCCTATCCAACCACATAAGGGACTTAAGAAAATGTCTTTCAAAGAGTTCTTGGCATGTGACTTATTACCAAAGGTATGACTATTCCTTTCTCTCACCAAATTAAACAAATGCAGCTATAACCCTTCAAGGCATCACTTGGTGCACGCCAAATAAAGTGAAAACTACAGACCACACTCATTGGCCACAAGATTAATTCACCACAAGATTTGCACATACAACATCCATTCACAATAATTATACCCCTTTTTAGTTTGTCAATTGTCCATATCAAAATGGTCCACCCAATAATGCTACTTTTCTTGGTACCTTAGCCTTCCAAATAGTATTCCAAGGAAAATCCACCCACTAATGGCCATTGAGGTGGCTCATAAagactaaatttcaaatttaccATTCTTGTTTAGTCTCCCACTCAATCTATCCTCCCCTGTCCTAAAGGAAGGTTAGAATATGAAAAACTCAACTGACTTGACCTCCAAATGCTTCACAGAACTAAAAATTGTGACATTCCAATTTTTTCCTCAGAAAATTATGAGTAAACCCAACATTCATCATCTACTGCTATACTAAATAAGTAAGAAAATGTAAATTCACTAGAACAATGGCCATaccaaaaacacaattttctaCCATctcctattttaaaatagataaaatgggAGAAGGAATCCCACAACCCTTTTACACTCCTCCACTACCATGCAACAAATGATTCTGTGATTGCTTTCGTCGTCCAAGATCCCCAAGCCTCCCCTTTTTAAGCTTCAAGAGTCAACTTGATTACTTGTGAGTTACAAATTACAATTGACCTCcctcccccttttttctttttggttttttggtttgttcacaCCTTATCCTCCAACCTCTTGGGGGGGGGCGCAGTTGAAGTGCCATATGGAACTATtcatcacatttatttttagagaagaGATTTTATGAAAtgcttttctaattttcttctGCGATTTACAATTGTTCAgattttgtaaatgttttaATTTGTATATGCAAGGTTACAAATCTGTTTAAAGAACTAAATAACCAACCAATCTACCAGTATTTACTAACAATCGTACTATGTTCTTCAGCCAATAAACTCAAAAGTACTTCTTATATTGCTTTTCCTATTGGCATGTTGGAACTAAAATTACACCATTAGTTCTGACAATACACAGACAGACAAATATATTTCAGgcttcaatttttaaaaaggtTCTTATTAAGCTAAAAATTCtaaagaaccttttttttttatcggtAAGTTATACACctagtgggtcttgaacccataaCTTCACCCATTACCTTGATATGCCTATATTATAAGGAAAAGGGatgtttttacattttagaGCCGGAGCACATTAGCAAAGCGAAGACCTCTATATAAGATACAGAACTTcacatttttcttcttattttccaTTCTATTCTCAAAAACCATACACAGCAAAAATCAAAGACAacctatatataatataaacaaataaaagcaagaaaatgcataaagtaaaaacaaaaaaccatctTACTTTGCAATTTCTTGATGGTCCAGGGAAAACTTCTCGGCCGCAAACTTAATAAAATCCCGGCCATACCGACTCTGGAAACAACCGAATTCCAACTTATTCCCTCGCAAGAAATTGGCATTGTTGAAATACCCTTCCTTGTATAAATGATTCACAAACAATTCCATATCTGGCGAGAGCTCATTATAAACTTCTGGCACTTGTTCCCCTGTCCTCTCCACGCTCCTTTCACCGTATCCAGGTTGATTCGTAAACACTGCATATAAACTCTTACTTTTCTTCAATTCCTTCCTTTTCACATTTGAATTCGCTCTCAACTCTATCACCTCTCTCTCCAGTTCCCTCAATCTGCTCTTCAATTCATTATTGTTTTCACCTTCGCAATTCCCTTCTGCTTTTTTGCATAACCCAACAGCTTCTTTGAAAATAACATCTATTGGTTTCTTGTTTTCTTGGGGTGAAGAAGGCGTTGTGGTGGAGGTGTTTGTACTGTAAAAGCGTGAGGAAATTGGAAGAGTTTTGACTGAAAAGTAGAGAggatttttttggggtttaaggAGGGTTTTGTAGACAGACATCGTTATTCCTGGAAATTATAAGACTTTAATGCAGTGGTGGGttgaagaagaacaagaagaggTAGCCACTTTTTTTTAACGGAAGAAAATGGATTCGGGAAGGTTTTGATTGGGATGGCAAAAAGTACCGCCACCCACCCACGGGTACCCGGTCCGTCCCAACCTTAATGGGTGGGTTTTACCCGACATAAGAAACAATAGGGTCGGGTATAAACCCAAAGCGGG from Castanea sativa cultivar Marrone di Chiusa Pesio chromosome 6, ASM4071231v1 includes:
- the LOC142638938 gene encoding uncharacterized protein LOC142638938 → MSVYKTLLKPQKNPLYFSVKTLPISSRFYSTNTSTTTPSSPQENKKPIDVIFKEAVGLCKKAEGNCEGENNNELKSRLRELEREVIELRANSNVKRKELKKSKSLYAVFTNQPGYGERSVERTGEQVPEVYNELSPDMELFVNHLYKEGYFNNANFLRGNKLEFGCFQSRYGRDFIKFAAEKFSLDHQEIAKWLSGSDLKKVALFGCPSLTKKNVFAAKRLRKFFEIQENTVCSKCVLKQSCKFVNQSVWKGDTKNLNLAVVMRVIILYALELVRPELEMPNEIQVSVSRLLKEVVKLSQTMS